A stretch of Paenibacillus mucilaginosus 3016 DNA encodes these proteins:
- a CDS encoding Zn-dependent hydrolase, with protein sequence MAKLQPQEGTGAWRPAGPGDLQELAGRITALLDAFGRCGADPDGGYTRYLYSGAWQEAQCAVSREMDAAGLSVYYDEAGNLFGRLEGSSAEEGAVLTGSHIDTVRCGGLYDGAAGIAAAVAAIELLHRRCGQPRRTLEAVSLCEEEGSRFPLTFWGSGSIAGRYAPDAPPEAADRSGVTLAEAMKAAGFGPGTHRSARRTDIGAFVELHIEQGAVLEQERLDLGVVLGIVGQRRWTFTLRGEANHAGTTPMRLRRDALAGACEMILEAERQACAYGEAMVATAGSVSAAPGLSNVIAGQAVFTLDVRHPDAETLQSFCDELYGIFEGIAASRELEFAGEQWMNVLPAPMDARLCEAVEAAAKGLGLRSRRMYSGAGHDAQVFSGSFPAAMLFVPSSKGLSHSPEEYTSPEQLARGAAALCNVLYTLAYEEEEKEKGDSQHENVR encoded by the coding sequence ATGGCCAAACTTCAGCCGCAGGAAGGGACGGGAGCTTGGCGGCCCGCCGGTCCCGGGGACTTGCAGGAGCTGGCCGGCCGGATCACCGCCCTGCTGGACGCCTTCGGGCGGTGCGGGGCGGACCCGGACGGAGGATATACGCGTTATTTGTACAGCGGGGCATGGCAGGAAGCCCAGTGTGCGGTAAGCCGGGAGATGGACGCTGCCGGGCTGTCGGTTTATTATGATGAGGCAGGCAACTTGTTCGGCCGCCTGGAGGGATCTTCGGCGGAGGAAGGCGCCGTGCTGACCGGCTCCCATATCGATACGGTCCGCTGCGGCGGACTCTACGACGGTGCTGCCGGCATCGCGGCGGCGGTGGCCGCGATCGAACTGCTCCACAGGCGGTGCGGGCAGCCGAGGCGCACACTCGAAGCCGTCTCGCTGTGCGAGGAGGAGGGCAGCCGCTTCCCGCTGACCTTCTGGGGCTCGGGCAGCATTGCCGGCCGCTATGCGCCGGACGCTCCGCCCGAGGCGGCAGACCGCAGCGGCGTCACGCTGGCGGAAGCTATGAAAGCGGCCGGCTTCGGGCCCGGCACGCACCGCAGCGCCCGGCGCACGGACATCGGCGCTTTCGTGGAGCTGCATATCGAGCAGGGCGCCGTGCTGGAGCAGGAGCGTCTCGACCTCGGCGTCGTGCTCGGTATCGTGGGGCAGAGGCGATGGACCTTCACTCTGCGTGGGGAGGCCAACCATGCCGGCACAACGCCGATGCGTCTGCGCAGGGACGCGCTCGCCGGCGCATGCGAGATGATCCTTGAGGCGGAGCGGCAGGCCTGCGCCTACGGAGAGGCCATGGTGGCGACCGCCGGCTCGGTCAGCGCGGCCCCCGGGCTGTCGAACGTGATCGCGGGCCAGGCGGTGTTCACCCTGGATGTTCGGCATCCGGATGCGGAGACGCTGCAGTCGTTCTGCGATGAGCTGTACGGCATCTTCGAGGGCATCGCAGCTTCCCGGGAACTGGAGTTCGCCGGGGAGCAGTGGATGAACGTGCTGCCTGCCCCGATGGACGCACGCCTGTGCGAGGCCGTCGAAGCGGCCGCCAAGGGACTCGGGCTCCGCAGCCGCCGCATGTACAGCGGAGCAGGCCACGACGCCCAGGTGTTCAGCGGCAGCTTCCCTGCCGCGATGCTTTTCGTTCCGAGCAGCAAGGGCCTCTCGCATTCGCCGGAGGAATATACGTCGCCGGAGCAGCTGGCCCGCGGGGCGGCGGCTCTGTGCAACGTGCTATATACGCTTGCTTACGAAGAGGAAGAGAAAGAGAAAGGGGATTCCCAGCATGAAAACGTACGGTGA
- a CDS encoding pyridoxal-phosphate-dependent aminotransferase family protein — protein sequence MKTYGDLSPSLRTIMTPGPVEVDPRVLRAMSYPILGQFDPEFTGLMNQTMEMLRSLFVTDNQWAFPVDGTSRSGIEAVLTSLIEPGDTVFVPVYGRFGYLLMEIAERCGAEVSFIEKEWGSVFDPEEVIRHLRQHRPKIAAMVHGETSTGCMQPLKEIGEACRELDILLVVDAVATIGGTPVETDEWKLDAVMGGTQKCLSVPSGLAPITYNDRVEAKVLRRKRIERGLRDPKLAAAPSREPAGLVIRSNYFDLAQLQDYWSPARLNHHTEATSMLYALREGLRILLEEGLEARFARHRQCEQALTAGIQAMGLPLYGNPACKLPVVTCIPVPDGVDGESVRSMLLEDFGIEIASSFGPLKGKIWRIGTMGFSARKKNVLHVLGALEAVLIRHGVSVARGEGVQAALDVYRNGKEASYA from the coding sequence ATGAAAACGTACGGTGACCTGTCACCTTCGCTTCGCACCATCATGACGCCCGGTCCCGTCGAAGTCGATCCCCGGGTGCTGCGGGCGATGTCTTACCCGATCCTTGGCCAGTTCGATCCCGAATTCACGGGCCTGATGAACCAAACGATGGAAATGCTGCGTTCCCTCTTCGTCACGGATAATCAGTGGGCATTCCCGGTGGACGGTACTTCCCGTTCGGGCATTGAAGCCGTACTGACGAGCCTCATCGAACCCGGCGATACCGTGTTCGTGCCCGTTTACGGGCGGTTCGGCTACCTGCTGATGGAGATTGCCGAGCGCTGCGGTGCCGAGGTGTCCTTCATCGAGAAGGAATGGGGGAGCGTCTTCGACCCCGAAGAGGTGATCCGGCATCTGCGCCAGCACCGGCCCAAGATCGCGGCCATGGTGCACGGCGAGACGTCAACCGGCTGCATGCAGCCCCTGAAGGAGATCGGAGAGGCATGCCGGGAGCTCGATATCCTGCTCGTCGTCGATGCGGTGGCCACCATCGGCGGGACGCCGGTGGAGACGGACGAGTGGAAGCTTGACGCCGTGATGGGCGGCACCCAGAAGTGCTTGTCGGTGCCTTCGGGCCTCGCCCCGATCACCTACAACGACCGGGTGGAGGCGAAGGTGCTCCGCCGCAAACGGATCGAGCGCGGCCTGCGCGATCCGAAGCTCGCCGCAGCGCCATCCCGGGAGCCGGCCGGCCTCGTGATCCGCAGCAATTACTTCGACCTCGCGCAGCTGCAGGATTACTGGAGCCCGGCCCGGCTCAACCACCATACCGAAGCGACGTCGATGCTGTATGCGCTGCGGGAAGGGCTAAGGATTCTGCTTGAGGAGGGGCTGGAGGCCCGCTTCGCCCGCCACCGCCAGTGTGAGCAGGCGCTCACTGCGGGCATTCAGGCGATGGGGCTGCCGCTGTACGGGAATCCGGCCTGCAAGCTGCCTGTCGTCACATGCATTCCGGTGCCCGATGGGGTGGACGGCGAATCGGTCCGGTCGATGCTGCTCGAGGATTTCGGGATCGAGATCGCTTCCTCCTTCGGTCCCCTCAAAGGAAAAATCTGGCGCATCGGCACGATGGGCTTCTCGGCCCGCAAAAAGAACGTGCTGCATGTGCTCGGCGCCCTTGAAGCCGTTCTGATCCGCCACGGGGTCAGCGTGGCCCGCGGCGAAGGCGTGCAGGCCGCCCTCGATGTATACCGGAACGGAAAGGAGGCCTCCTATGCGTAA
- the ggt gene encoding gamma-glutamyltransferase, producing the protein MRNTMPAGYRSMVTSPHYLASAVGSAILQQGGSAYDASVAVSAALGVVYPHMTGLGGDAFFLIYDAASGKVEGLNGSGRAGSGATVDAYTRQGLFAIPHRGPLSAVTVPGMVDAWWEVWQRGGRLPWADVLEPARRYAEEGFPVSRDLHRWMQRDEAWLRQDAGLSSLYLSGGRLLGEGERLVQPDLAAALRTLQAEGRDAFYTGSLMKGITEGLRKDGGLLVPEDFAAHRSTWVKPVSTTYRGCEVLQMPPNSQGFSVLMMLNMLEGMDLSGIGRNSAEFYHLAAEVVKRAFRDRDRYLTDPEFAAVPLEQLLSKEYAQTLAAGIELQPPAAAPHLSPASGQDTAYAAVVDEDGNAVSFIQSLYFDFGSAYMPEGTGIILQNRGSFFSLEETHVNALAPGKRTFHTLMPGMMLQNGVPSLLMGTQGGEGQPQTTLSLITGVVDYGCTIQEAVDLPRWVYGRTWGEDSDKLRIEDRGLGAEADRLKAWGHNVQLFGAWDGIMGQAQGIRIGSDGLRTGAADLRGDGAAIGW; encoded by the coding sequence ATGCGTAATACGATGCCGGCGGGCTACCGCTCGATGGTCACGTCCCCCCATTACCTCGCTTCCGCCGTGGGCTCCGCGATCCTCCAGCAGGGCGGCAGCGCCTATGACGCCTCAGTGGCCGTCAGTGCCGCTCTGGGTGTGGTCTATCCGCACATGACCGGGCTCGGCGGGGACGCGTTCTTCCTGATCTATGACGCGGCCTCCGGCAAGGTCGAAGGCCTGAACGGCAGCGGCCGGGCGGGCAGCGGGGCCACCGTTGACGCCTATACGCGTCAAGGCTTGTTCGCCATCCCGCACCGCGGGCCGCTCAGCGCCGTGACGGTGCCGGGCATGGTCGACGCCTGGTGGGAGGTGTGGCAGCGCGGCGGCCGGCTCCCCTGGGCCGACGTGCTGGAGCCCGCCCGGCGCTATGCGGAGGAAGGGTTCCCGGTCTCGCGGGATCTTCACCGCTGGATGCAGCGTGACGAGGCGTGGCTGCGGCAGGACGCAGGGCTCAGCTCGCTTTACTTAAGCGGCGGCCGGCTGCTCGGCGAAGGGGAGCGGCTGGTGCAGCCGGATCTTGCCGCCGCGCTCCGTACGCTTCAAGCGGAGGGGCGGGACGCCTTTTACACCGGCTCGCTTATGAAAGGGATTACGGAAGGGCTGCGGAAGGACGGCGGACTGCTCGTTCCGGAAGACTTTGCCGCCCACCGCAGCACCTGGGTGAAGCCCGTGTCGACCACCTACCGGGGCTGCGAGGTGCTCCAGATGCCGCCGAACTCGCAGGGCTTCTCCGTTCTTATGATGCTGAACATGCTCGAAGGGATGGACCTCTCCGGCATCGGCCGCAACTCGGCGGAGTTCTATCACCTCGCTGCGGAAGTCGTGAAGCGGGCGTTCCGTGACCGCGACCGGTACCTCACCGACCCGGAGTTCGCAGCGGTTCCGCTGGAGCAGCTGCTGAGCAAGGAGTACGCGCAGACACTCGCAGCGGGCATCGAGCTGCAGCCTCCGGCGGCCGCTCCCCATTTGTCCCCGGCCTCCGGGCAGGATACCGCTTATGCGGCGGTTGTGGACGAAGATGGAAATGCGGTATCATTTATCCAAAGCCTGTATTTCGACTTCGGATCGGCTTACATGCCGGAAGGCACCGGGATTATCCTGCAGAACCGCGGCTCGTTCTTCTCGCTGGAGGAGACGCATGTCAACGCGCTGGCCCCGGGCAAACGAACGTTCCATACCCTGATGCCCGGCATGATGCTCCAGAACGGTGTTCCTTCACTCCTTATGGGAACCCAGGGAGGGGAGGGACAGCCGCAGACGACGCTGTCGCTCATTACCGGCGTGGTGGATTACGGCTGTACGATCCAGGAAGCGGTGGACCTGCCGCGCTGGGTGTACGGCCGGACGTGGGGCGAGGACAGCGACAAGCTGCGCATCGAAGACCGCGGACTCGGCGCGGAGGCGGACCGACTCAAAGCCTGGGGCCATAACGTCCAGCTCTTCGGGGCATGGGACGGCATCATGGGCCAGGCGCAGGGCATCCGGATCGGAAGCGACGGCCTGCGGACCGGAGCGGCGGATCTTCGCGGGGACGGTGCCGCGATCGGATGGTAG
- a CDS encoding chromate transporter, producing the protein MIATLWKLFFSFGTATLLGYGGGPSIIPLYEDQVVNRNQWMDTAEFGRALAFGNALPGPIATKLAAYIGYKVAGWAGGAVALAAVVLPTALLMIALAGVMLKLEGNPYVKGMIRGIQPVIFVMMAMLAYDFAKYAFQSSAGPVSFLPFAIAAGFFILVQYLQLNAVWGILLSLGIGAFFLRG; encoded by the coding sequence ATGATTGCAACGCTGTGGAAGTTATTTTTTTCCTTCGGTACGGCTACCCTGCTCGGCTACGGCGGAGGGCCTTCGATCATCCCGCTGTACGAGGATCAGGTGGTGAACCGCAACCAGTGGATGGATACGGCGGAATTCGGGCGGGCGCTGGCCTTCGGCAATGCGCTCCCCGGTCCGATCGCTACGAAGCTCGCCGCCTACATCGGCTATAAGGTGGCCGGCTGGGCGGGCGGCGCGGTCGCCCTGGCGGCGGTCGTGCTGCCTACGGCACTTCTCATGATCGCGCTGGCCGGCGTCATGCTGAAGCTTGAAGGCAACCCGTATGTCAAGGGCATGATCCGCGGCATCCAGCCGGTCATCTTCGTCATGATGGCGATGCTCGCCTATGACTTTGCCAAGTACGCGTTCCAGTCCTCGGCCGGACCGGTCTCTTTCCTGCCGTTCGCCATTGCGGCCGGCTTCTTCATCCTCGTGCAGTACCTGCAGCTCAATGCGGTATGGGGCATCCTCCTCTCGCTGGGCATCGGCGCTTTCTTCCTCCGGGGGTAG
- a CDS encoding VC0807 family protein yields MSKRAYLLVTLALNGLLPWGLYVWLSAHMSSMAALSIATLVPLADNAVQLIRHRRLDAFGSLMLFTLLLSLALVWMGGSEKILLVRESLITAGVGLFFLGSLFFPRPLIYYLAVRFVPNSPFSENWQYAYFRGVMKRMTLVWGLILTTEAAVRILMVNELPIETYMALSHLVLYGFIGSAVLWTFLYRRRCAAKLAMLKQSSC; encoded by the coding sequence ATGTCTAAACGTGCCTATCTGCTTGTTACCCTGGCCCTCAACGGCCTGCTGCCCTGGGGTCTGTATGTCTGGTTATCCGCCCACATGAGCAGCATGGCCGCCCTGTCTATAGCCACCTTGGTGCCGCTGGCGGACAACGCGGTCCAATTGATCCGGCACCGCAGGCTGGATGCCTTCGGTTCGCTCATGCTCTTCACCCTGCTCCTGTCGCTGGCGCTGGTCTGGATGGGCGGCAGTGAGAAGATCCTGCTTGTCCGGGAATCCCTGATCACGGCCGGCGTCGGACTTTTCTTCCTCGGCTCCCTCTTCTTCCCGCGTCCGCTCATCTATTACCTCGCCGTCCGTTTTGTCCCTAACAGCCCCTTCTCGGAAAACTGGCAGTATGCCTACTTCCGCGGTGTCATGAAGCGTATGACCCTGGTCTGGGGACTGATTCTGACCACGGAGGCGGCGGTCCGCATCCTCATGGTGAACGAGCTGCCCATCGAAACCTACATGGCTCTCTCCCATCTAGTGCTGTACGGGTTCATTGGCTCCGCCGTTCTATGGACCTTCCTGTACCGCCGCCGCTGCGCCGCCAAGCTCGCGATGCTGAAGCAGTCTTCGTGCTGA
- a CDS encoding PadR family transcriptional regulator, translating to MNSIRYALLSLLAREPLSGYDIKQHMNGRLGPFWKVGSNQVYPELSKLEGEGLIRLLGVEQLSYRPARKVYELTDSGREALAEWVLEPAETEFSLRDDFILKAYNLWLVEPEQMIRQLERIQQHHEAKLAAYLDKSAELERALSGKTSSDPLYGTAAVLDFGIRHERQYLEWCQEWIRRLDGEGAGPK from the coding sequence ATGAACTCGATTCGCTATGCCCTGCTTTCCTTATTGGCGCGTGAGCCTCTCAGCGGTTATGATATCAAGCAGCATATGAACGGCAGACTGGGTCCCTTCTGGAAGGTCGGAAGCAACCAGGTCTATCCGGAGCTGTCCAAGCTCGAAGGCGAAGGGCTGATCCGGCTGCTGGGCGTGGAACAGCTTTCGTACCGTCCAGCCAGAAAGGTGTATGAGCTGACGGACTCCGGAAGGGAGGCGCTTGCGGAGTGGGTCCTGGAACCGGCCGAGACGGAATTCAGCCTGCGCGATGATTTTATCCTCAAGGCCTATAATCTATGGCTCGTGGAGCCTGAGCAGATGATCCGGCAGCTGGAGCGGATTCAGCAGCACCATGAAGCGAAGCTGGCGGCTTATCTCGACAAATCGGCGGAACTGGAGCGGGCGCTCTCCGGGAAGACGAGCAGTGACCCGTTGTACGGGACGGCGGCGGTATTGGACTTCGGGATCCGCCACGAGCGCCAATACCTGGAGTGGTGCCAGGAGTGGATCCGCCGGCTGGACGGAGAAGGCGCCGGGCCCAAGTAG
- a CDS encoding 2-oxoacid:acceptor oxidoreductase family protein → MRVLPKTNDLGFFEIRLESIGGLGANLAGKMLAEAGVVGSGFNGVSFSSYGSEKKGSPVKAHIRFCDLNTNIRDTTPVERPHVVGVFHENLSKTVNVISGMYEDSLVLVNSPKSPAELKEKLKLVGGTIAVVDATGIALEEKNRVNMAMLGGLFRLCEFLDFEHMKGIIRKSLEKKYPGAVEPALRTFQRGYDEVQFQTFSLPEGLEMPMPKRWDIPVYGYETQAIGGMVSNPGNSILKDLSISRSGMMPHFDEEKCIHCAACDTACPDFCFVWDEASDKKGRPQMFLQGIDYQYCKGCLKCVVACPTEALTSNRETDGYGEAHRIPHRFRLAAKSV, encoded by the coding sequence ATGAGGGTCTTACCGAAAACGAATGACCTCGGTTTCTTCGAAATCCGACTCGAGTCCATCGGCGGCCTGGGTGCAAACCTGGCAGGCAAAATGCTGGCCGAAGCGGGCGTCGTCGGGAGCGGGTTTAACGGTGTCAGCTTCTCTTCCTACGGGTCCGAGAAAAAGGGATCGCCCGTTAAGGCACATATCCGGTTCTGTGATCTGAACACGAACATCCGGGACACGACGCCCGTGGAGCGGCCGCATGTCGTTGGCGTGTTCCACGAGAATCTGTCGAAGACCGTGAACGTGATCAGCGGCATGTATGAGGACAGTCTCGTGCTCGTCAACTCGCCCAAGAGTCCGGCGGAGCTGAAGGAGAAGCTGAAGCTGGTCGGCGGTACGATCGCCGTGGTCGATGCAACGGGCATCGCGCTCGAGGAGAAGAACCGGGTCAACATGGCCATGCTCGGCGGTCTGTTTCGGCTCTGTGAGTTCCTTGATTTTGAACACATGAAAGGCATCATCCGCAAGTCCCTGGAGAAAAAATACCCCGGCGCCGTCGAGCCCGCCCTGCGGACGTTCCAGCGCGGATACGATGAAGTGCAGTTCCAGACCTTCTCGCTGCCCGAAGGCCTCGAGATGCCGATGCCGAAGCGGTGGGATATCCCGGTATACGGCTATGAGACGCAGGCGATCGGCGGGATGGTGTCCAACCCCGGCAACTCGATCCTCAAAGACCTGAGCATCTCGCGCAGCGGGATGATGCCTCACTTCGATGAAGAAAAATGCATTCACTGCGCCGCCTGTGATACGGCCTGTCCCGACTTCTGCTTCGTATGGGACGAGGCCTCCGACAAGAAAGGCCGTCCGCAGATGTTCCTGCAGGGCATTGACTACCAGTACTGCAAGGGCTGTCTGAAGTGTGTGGTGGCCTGTCCGACTGAAGCGCTTACATCCAATCGGGAGACGGACGGCTATGGGGAAGCCCACCGCATTCCGCACCGGTTCCGGCTCGCAGCGAAGTCCGTATAA
- a CDS encoding thiamine pyrophosphate-dependent enzyme, with product MAIEINKEVSTGTVEQRMVYESGNEMAAYAAHQINYHVMGYFPISPSTEVAQFLDLMKANGQHDIKLIPADGEHGSAGICYGASTAGGRVFNATSANGYLYMLEQMPVQSGTRFPMVMNLVCRSVSGPLNIHGDHSDLYYALNTGWPILMCRDPQAVYDMNIMAIKLAEDPEVRLPVIVASDGYFTSHQKRRVQTFAHKSDVHAFIGEQPKQFPHVLDRNNPITVGPYMNEPDYINNCYQQSQAMYKAGEVFDRIQQEYKVLTGREYPILDLYRMEDAEVAVFLMNSASEIIKDVVDQLRAQGIKAGSIAPNMIRPFPAKQIAEALKNVKAVTIGDRADSYGAHGGNMTLEIKAALFTEGNRHTQVVSRVYGLGGKDFYAEDGHAFFELAIEAANAGQVNVPFDYYGHTPGDPSKRPERVLEPMRYEDLKTGLITVNKDEATGQLKVKVPPLRSLTKKPKRLAPGHGACPGCGIFSGLELFFKGIEGDIVALFHTGCAMVVTTGYPYSSHKATYIHNLFQSGAATLSGVVEMFWERKRRGELDHLNLPDDFTFVMITGDGGMDIGMGPAIGAALRNHKMIILEYDNEGYMNTGAQLSYSTPLGHRTSTSNVGKHQGGKLFHHKDTPQIMASTNIPYVFTGSEANPQDLLKKAAKAQYYAQNEGLVYGKILITCPLNWLSEEQIGQTLIDQAVNSCFFPLYEIENGVTTITYNPEEKSKRIPVGEWLKNMGKTKHMTKPEYAEALLSFENEVERRWKRLKAKHEHPDL from the coding sequence ATGGCAATCGAGATCAATAAAGAGGTCAGTACAGGTACGGTCGAGCAGCGGATGGTGTATGAGTCCGGCAACGAGATGGCGGCTTACGCGGCTCACCAGATCAACTATCATGTGATGGGGTATTTTCCAATCTCCCCGTCGACTGAGGTCGCCCAGTTCCTTGACCTGATGAAAGCGAACGGCCAGCATGACATCAAGCTGATCCCGGCCGACGGCGAGCACGGCTCCGCGGGGATCTGCTACGGTGCTTCCACGGCCGGCGGACGCGTGTTCAACGCGACCTCGGCGAACGGCTACCTGTATATGCTCGAGCAGATGCCCGTGCAGTCCGGCACCCGGTTCCCGATGGTCATGAACCTCGTCTGCCGCTCGGTGTCCGGTCCGCTCAACATCCACGGCGACCACTCCGACCTGTACTATGCGCTGAATACGGGCTGGCCGATCCTCATGTGCCGCGACCCGCAGGCCGTCTATGACATGAACATCATGGCGATCAAGCTGGCGGAGGATCCCGAAGTACGCCTGCCGGTCATCGTAGCGTCGGACGGGTACTTCACGTCCCACCAGAAGCGCCGGGTTCAGACCTTCGCGCACAAGTCGGATGTGCATGCGTTCATCGGCGAGCAGCCGAAACAGTTCCCGCACGTGCTCGACCGCAACAACCCGATCACCGTCGGCCCTTACATGAACGAGCCGGATTACATCAACAACTGCTACCAGCAGTCCCAGGCGATGTATAAAGCGGGCGAGGTGTTCGACCGCATCCAGCAGGAGTACAAGGTGCTGACCGGCCGCGAGTACCCGATCCTTGACCTGTATCGGATGGAGGACGCGGAGGTGGCCGTGTTCCTGATGAACTCCGCTTCAGAGATCATCAAGGATGTCGTGGACCAGCTGCGCGCTCAAGGCATCAAGGCGGGCTCGATCGCCCCGAACATGATCCGCCCGTTCCCGGCGAAGCAGATCGCCGAGGCGCTGAAGAATGTCAAGGCCGTGACGATCGGCGACCGTGCGGATTCCTACGGCGCCCATGGCGGGAACATGACGCTCGAGATCAAGGCGGCGCTGTTCACCGAAGGCAACCGGCATACGCAGGTCGTCTCCCGCGTGTACGGCCTCGGCGGCAAGGACTTCTACGCGGAAGACGGCCACGCGTTCTTCGAGCTGGCGATCGAGGCGGCGAACGCCGGCCAGGTGAATGTGCCGTTCGACTACTACGGCCACACGCCGGGCGACCCGTCGAAGCGGCCGGAGCGCGTGCTGGAGCCGATGCGCTACGAGGACCTGAAGACCGGACTCATCACGGTCAACAAGGATGAAGCCACCGGCCAGCTGAAGGTCAAGGTGCCTCCGCTGCGCAGCCTCACGAAGAAGCCGAAGCGGCTGGCTCCGGGGCACGGCGCCTGTCCGGGGTGCGGGATTTTCTCCGGGCTCGAGCTTTTCTTCAAGGGCATCGAAGGCGACATCGTAGCGCTGTTCCACACGGGCTGCGCGATGGTCGTCACCACCGGCTATCCGTACTCCTCGCACAAGGCGACGTACATCCACAACCTCTTCCAGAGCGGGGCGGCTACGCTGTCCGGTGTCGTGGAGATGTTCTGGGAGCGCAAGCGGCGCGGCGAGCTCGACCACCTGAACCTGCCGGATGACTTCACCTTCGTCATGATCACCGGCGACGGCGGCATGGACATCGGGATGGGGCCGGCGATCGGCGCGGCACTGCGCAACCACAAGATGATCATCCTCGAGTACGATAACGAGGGCTATATGAACACCGGGGCGCAGCTGTCGTACTCGACGCCGCTCGGCCACCGGACTTCGACGTCCAACGTCGGCAAGCACCAGGGCGGCAAGCTGTTCCACCACAAGGATACGCCGCAGATCATGGCGTCGACGAACATTCCTTACGTGTTCACGGGCAGCGAGGCGAACCCGCAGGACCTGCTGAAGAAAGCCGCCAAGGCCCAGTACTATGCGCAGAACGAAGGACTCGTCTACGGGAAGATCCTGATCACGTGCCCGCTGAACTGGCTCTCCGAGGAGCAGATCGGGCAGACCCTGATCGACCAGGCGGTGAACTCCTGCTTCTTCCCGCTCTATGAGATCGAGAACGGCGTGACGACGATCACCTACAATCCGGAGGAGAAGAGCAAGCGGATCCCGGTCGGCGAGTGGCTGAAGAACATGGGCAAAACCAAGCACATGACCAAACCCGAATACGCCGAGGCGCTGCTCTCCTTCGAGAACGAAGTGGAACGCCGCTGGAAACGTCTGAAGGCCAAGCACGAGCATCCGGACCTCTAA
- a CDS encoding IS1182 family transposase, whose translation MIQQQQSLVLSPYAALYDIVVPKDNMLRQINELVDFTFIFEELQTKYCLDNGRNAIDPIRMFKYLLLKAIFELSDVDIVERSKYDLSFKYFLGMAPEDPVIDPSSLTKFRKLRLKDINLLDMLIGKTVDLAIELKILKSNSIIVDATHTKARYNQKSPLEILRDRARKLRKSVYTMDESLKAKMPAKNTSDVLEDEIEYCQKLVTFIELESGIAQVPKVLNPLHLLKETVEDDIEQLRLTADPDARVGHKSADSAFFGYKTHLAMTEERIITAAVITTGEKNDGKQLQTLIEKSNAAGMQVKTVIGDTAYSEKDNILYTTNNEIELVAKLNPLITQGSRKKEEEFLFNKDAGMYVCPAGHMATRKARQGKKGVGKNQQDTYYFDVEICKSCPLKEGCYKEGAKSKTYSVTIKSDEHAEQMAFQETEYFKAKSKERYKIEAKNSELKHRHGYDVATSSGLIGIEMQGAMAIFAVNLKRILKLVD comes from the coding sequence ATGATTCAACAACAACAAAGCTTGGTTCTGAGCCCTTACGCGGCTCTGTATGATATCGTCGTGCCGAAGGACAACATGCTCCGTCAAATTAACGAACTGGTGGACTTCACTTTTATCTTTGAAGAACTGCAGACAAAATATTGTTTGGACAACGGACGTAACGCCATTGACCCCATCAGAATGTTTAAATATTTGTTGCTGAAAGCCATCTTTGAACTATCTGACGTAGATATTGTCGAGCGTTCTAAGTATGACCTGTCGTTTAAGTATTTCCTGGGCATGGCACCGGAGGATCCGGTCATCGACCCGAGTTCTCTGACAAAATTCCGCAAACTGCGGCTCAAAGACATCAACTTATTGGACATGCTCATTGGTAAGACGGTAGACCTCGCTATCGAACTGAAAATCCTGAAGAGCAACTCCATAATCGTCGACGCTACGCATACAAAAGCGCGCTACAATCAGAAGTCGCCGCTAGAAATTCTGCGAGACCGTGCACGAAAGCTGCGAAAGTCCGTTTACACGATGGATGAATCGCTCAAAGCCAAAATGCCCGCAAAGAACACGAGCGACGTACTCGAAGACGAAATCGAGTATTGTCAAAAGCTTGTGACCTTCATCGAGTTGGAATCCGGGATCGCGCAAGTACCAAAGGTTTTGAATCCGTTACACCTGCTGAAGGAAACGGTGGAGGATGACATCGAACAGCTTCGTCTAACGGCGGATCCGGATGCTCGAGTGGGACATAAAAGCGCCGATTCTGCATTCTTTGGATATAAAACTCATCTGGCCATGACGGAGGAGCGCATCATAACGGCAGCTGTCATTACAACAGGCGAGAAGAATGACGGCAAGCAGCTGCAGACGCTCATCGAAAAAAGCAATGCAGCAGGAATGCAAGTTAAGACCGTCATTGGCGATACCGCCTACTCCGAGAAGGATAATATTTTGTACACAACGAACAATGAGATTGAACTTGTAGCAAAACTCAATCCGCTGATCACGCAAGGCAGCCGTAAGAAAGAAGAGGAATTTCTATTCAACAAAGATGCCGGCATGTACGTATGCCCGGCTGGTCACATGGCGACTCGAAAGGCCCGGCAAGGCAAAAAAGGCGTCGGTAAAAACCAACAGGATACCTATTATTTTGACGTAGAGATCTGCAAGAGCTGTCCGCTCAAGGAGGGCTGTTACAAAGAAGGCGCCAAGAGTAAAACTTATTCCGTAACGATTAAATCTGATGAACACGCGGAACAGATGGCGTTCCAGGAAACGGAATATTTCAAGGCGAAATCCAAAGAGCGCTACAAGATCGAAGCGAAAAACAGCGAACTCAAACATAGACACGGGTATGATGTTGCCACATCTTCGGGTCTGATTGGCATAGAAATGCAAGGTGCAATGGCCATATTCGCTGTAAATCTTAAGCGTATACTGAAGCTGGTAGATTGA